The Cicer arietinum cultivar CDC Frontier isolate Library 1 chromosome 1, Cicar.CDCFrontier_v2.0, whole genome shotgun sequence genome contains the following window.
ctatcacgtaacccaagtcTGATAAACACATCCACTTATCTTGTCATTGAGCACCCAGTCTTGATATTTTCAACGAGTTTCGCACTGATTCAACATTGTCATCGAACACATTGGCATAAAGGTCTTGATGTAGACgaatctctttatccaattgtgtTCGAACTAAAGGCCAAGATTCTTCAGTCCAACCTAACAATGCTGCAATTGCGCGaaacccacaatttccatcagccaCCACATCTATTATCTCCTCAATATACGGATGTATAAGAGTAGAAAAATGTGTGTAAAATGGTTGTTTTGGAGAATACTGTGATGATTAAGATGGTTGCCTTACAAAACGTTGAGATGGTTACCTTGCAGAACGTTGAGATGGTTGCCTTGCAGAACGTTGAGATGGTTGCTTTGTAGATTCTtgagaggcatcaacatactcccaatatAACGGATCACAaggagtatcaaattctttcttctttttacttGCTCCCTTGGTTCTCACATTCTCTAGTGGTGCAAGTATTGGTGttgtatgtggaaatacaacttcacgcACCTTAACCCtgaatatcctttgacttacaatatcgtgtttcttcatgtacgctttcattgcttcTAACTCTTCTAAAaagtcataatctgataaagattcttcatcctccAATTCATTCTCAAGGCTTAACTTTCTCTAAAAAACATGAATGTtatctaaagggataacattacCAGATATTTGCAACTTtgccaactcacaagcacatggtaatccatgagttgttctgATTGAGCAACCACATATTGTTTTGTCAGTACCTACAATCTTCACTCTCTGCAactgtttgtcaatttttttaaaacatttcctTGATACACAATGATGCAGACTTTGAAAGAATGATGAATTATACCCGTGCTCAACATCCTTGATGGTTTTCCGAAAAGAAGActgaatgatacatatttggttcttcaacatcatattcacaacatcccaacttttacacaaatcaccaaaactagtttgcagcatgtttttcaatctccaatgggcagactcaactctacaaataaattaaacaatacaaattaaaataaatcacataaactagtaaatcatattttctaaaacaaacaaatcaaatttaaaaatacgtgttagatgttgtgttccccaaatgcatcccTCTATTGgtcatcatggcaagatctctatcagtcacaataactttagaaattaaagtcTCATATTTGAACAACTTTCGTACCTTTTCAAATGTCCAaatgaagttatcttgtcgctcttgtttcaaataagcaaatccaacagaaaatgtcaaactagtagatgtgaCACCGACAATTTCAAGTAGTGGTAACcgatatctatttgttttgtatgtgctatcacatatcaaaacaaaatgaaacgtgTTTAACAATTTTATACAATCAATATGCGTCCAAAATATATCTGTCAAAACATCAGAATTCtcccgtcttcttgtccaatacacataattttcttgttgtattaacttcaacagatgctgcATTTCTGTGTACGAACCTCTCAATGGTGATCGATAAGTACTCATTGCTTTATATATATTGACTTGGAATTGTCAGATTAGCTTTATTTCTcactttcaaagcatttagaatgaatctgggggcaagcttatactttgtcatgtcattgacaaatttcctctcttcttcaattaaacgccccaaataagaatgaccagttacagtatcaagtagatcatgattgtgtgttccacaacgaatactaattttccatccttcaccAACACTTAACGGTATACATCTGAGAGTAAACGGACAATTTTCTTTATGAGAACAAgttactgttgattttgattttgatttatatcttccacctctttcgcatcccaaaatcaatttgtcttttcttcccaTCTTTCTGGTTGCTTTATTTGAACGAgtggtaacaattaaaattccattttctcttCCAATGGTTTTTGCCCATTCAAACACAGCTTCTCGTGAAggaaatacctacaaaatatgtttcaaataaaatatcaaatatatagttataataaaaaatttatctgtgATGGATTATCAGTAATATTAATACCTGATCAGTGATGAATTTTTCGGTAGAATCTATTCTATTTCTTGAGGCAGAAACCTCAACTTTACTcatacataatttaaaaaatagtaataaatataaataataataaatttaaaaaaaattgaaattttcgaaactttcgcatttctcgaaactttcgaaactgtgTAACTTCGAATGTTTCTGGAAAATTACGTTTCAGAactttcatcttcaacaaaacTTCCGAAAGTTTGTGTTTCAGAAGTTTCGAATTTAACGAAACCTTCGAAAGTTTCAGATCCAACCAAAGTTTCGAAGGTtttgtttttctgaaaaaattgcatttcgaatCTTTGGTTTTTTgacaaaagtttcaaaaatattgttgaaatatGACCTCTGATTGTttcaaaagtttgaaactttcgaatagtAAAATTTTTTGTGTAACTTTCGAAAGTGGGGGTGATAAAAGAGTGTGATAACTTTGTTGAGGAAttttatataaagtaaaaaaggGTAGATTGGTCAATAACAAAATATgggggggtgggaggtaaaactGTAGGGTGCACAGTACATTTCCCATAGATACGATTCATAGTGGATGTGGACTTTACGATAGGGGGATTTTGATGGAAAAAtgatcaaacttttttttagaagaaaatgaTTATGTCGTTAGTAAGTGTATTATAAAATATACGGAGGTGAAAATAGtaagtattttttaaagagATGGGCCCATTATAGTATTTTAATTCACACCAGGCCCAATACGACGCATTACAAATTGTCGGATATAGTTTAGGGTTTTGATGCATCCCCTCGCACTGCGTCCTCAGAAAAAATCCACCCTTTGTTTCTTTTGGTTGCGTTTATGTAAGTTCTTgttgtttttatcatttttagtttttataaatttctttaatcaacaaaagatgtagattatattttgttagaaagCTATAATTTGTCGTGTTTATCAATCACTGTCATTTGTCTGCTATATTTTTAGCTTCTTCTTCGTTTCATTGTGATATGTTTatgatgttattattattttttgacaaattgaTTTGTTTATGATAGATCTTAttggttttattattattaagttttaGATTATTTAATCAGCAATGGAAGTATATGATGTTTTGTTAGAAAGCAGGGATAGTGTGTATCAGTGTTGTGCTTTGATCAATGCACTCTTCTGAAAGTGTTCCCTTGCAatattaatttgagaaaatgggCAGTTGTGATTCATTTTAAACGGTTGAAAATCACAACAatcattttctctatattttgtctttttatacaATTTCTCCCTTTtcttaatgttattttaaattaatatttatgattttgaaaatttgatggatttacaatatatgatattttgttAGAAAGCAGGGATAGTGTGTATCAGTGTTGTGCTTTGATCAATGTACTTTTCTGAAAGTGTTCCCTTGCAatattaatttgagaaaatgggcagttgtgtttcaatttttattgttgaaaatCACAACAATCATTTTCCCGACATCTTTTCTCTTTATACaatttctctctttttcttaatgttattttaaaataatttttatgattgtgaaaatttgatgaatttaaataatatatgatattttgttATAAAGCAGGGATAGTGTGTATCAGTGTTGTGCTGTTATCAATGCACTCTTCTGAAAGTGTTCCCTTGCAATATTGATTTGAGAAAATGGGCAGTTGTGTTTCATTTTATATGCTTGAAAATCACATCAATCNNNNNNNNNNNNNNNNNNNNNNNNNNNNNNNNNNNNNNNNNNNNNNNNNNNNNNNNNNNNNNNNNNNNNNNNNNNNNNNNNNNNNNNNNNNNNNNNNNNNNNNNNNNNNNNNNNNNNNNNNNNNNNNNNNNNNNNNNNNNNNNNNNNNNNNNNNNNNNNNNNNNNCCCTACACGTGTTTAATTTTCTCATTCTTTGttaatgttattttgttttttcaatttccctagttaatttgtttggaaaacaaaattcaattgtacttcaggtttcgttttattttttctttttgccaTCAAATTCGATTCTGTTATTGATATGCACTTCTATTCCGTTTGAAATGTGCAGTGTAGCAACGAGAGACAATGGTGAAATTCTTGAAGCCTAACAAAGCTGTGATTGTCCTGCAAGGCCGATATGCGGGAAAAAAGGCCGTGATTGTTCGTACATTTGATGATGGCACTCGTGAGAAACCGTATGGACACTGTCTTGTTGCAGGGATTAAGAAGTACCCAAGCAAAGTAATCAAGAAGGACTCTGCAAAGAAGACAGCAAAGAAATCTAGGGTTAAAGCTTTCGTGAAGCTTGTCAATTATCAGCACTTGATGCCCACACGTTATACCCTTGATGTGGATCTGAAAGATGCTGTTTCTGTCGATGTTCTTCAAGCCAAGGACAAGAAGGTGACAGCCCTTAAGGAGACAAAGAAGCGCTTTGAGGAGAGGTTTAAGACTGGCAAGAACAGGTGGTTCTTTACCAAGCTTCGAttctgaaaattttgtttaatttattatgaatgaatgaaCTTGTTGTGTTTCTTAGTTTCATTTCAGAGATTTGtgattattatcaatacaaaaAGTTAGTGAACAATTTCACCAATTGTTGCTCCAATTTATATCTTTTACAAGTAAATTTAGTTGATCtctttggtatgattttgaaaattggagaatttcaaatattcaaattgCAATGATCGGGTGGTGATTCAGGCAGCCTCCTTGATACAATTATATATCATGTGAGGTGTTTAACTGCTCGTAAATCAAATGCTTTTGCTCTTCAGACTTGCTGAGATTTTTCTTTGAAGCTGGTCTAGTAAGCTcaagtataatattttaatctatattttattcagataataattttataatgacTAGCAGTTAGTCAATTTTGAAATTACTTTGTGCATATTAGAATATGTTAAACCTATGTTACAACTGTGATTTGTAGATTTCATATGTAGCTAACTCGTCCGATCTATGTATCAGTGGCCGTCAGTTATGATTCGACCGTCCATTTTAAACTTGTATATCTAGATTTTTAGACTGTAACTTGTCTGCAATATAGCTTCTTCTCTGTGTCATTTGGTTTCTTTACGTAAGTTCTTATtggttttattaatttttagtctttaaatttCTTTAATCAGCAAAAGAAgtaattttttgagaaagcaGGGATAGTGTGTATCAGTGTTGTGCTATTATCAATGCACTTTTCTGAAAGTGTTCCCTTGCAatattaatttgagaaaatgggCAGTTGTGTTTCATCTTATATTGTTGAAAATCACAACAATCAttttctctacatttttctctctttttttaacGGATTTGTACTTCTATTAACTTTTTGCTGCTCCTGCAAATAAGTTTGGGTCTTCCTTTATAAAAACATGTGCTGGCCTTAGAGCTGAATGCAGTACCCTGAAAAATATGGCTTTATAAAACTACACTCTAGAGAGTAGAGTGATTAAGTTAAACTAATGTAGATGTTATTGAGACATCATAACCAATCATCAGTGTTAAAATAACCTTTGTTTTTCGCACTTTACTCCCTTTATGTCGGGTGGTGATTCAGGCAGCCTTCTTGCTTCAATTTAATGACATGTGAGGTGTTTAACTGCTCGTAAATCAAATGCTTTTGCTCTTCACATTTGCTGAGATTTTTCTCTGAAGTTGGTCTAGTAAGCTCAagtataatttttcaaaaatctatACAATACaatgtataaataataattttgcaaTTACTGTTAAGGAGcatttaatttgagatttttggTGGATTATTGAACTATTGCGTGTTCAATTATTGTTCTGATTTATGGTCtgcataaaaaaatttgattgaaaaaaTGTAGTGCAAGGTTCTTTCAATGCAATTAACTAGTTTGTATGACTTGTTccgtaaaaatttaaattctgcTTACCAACGACTCAACAGCGCTATTATCAGTTCATTCCAAGCTTACCCAAGTATTCTCAAAAGAAGAAGAGGGTCATATTGATCACTTTGCATTCCAAGCTATGTTTTATAAACAAGATGTTAATAACAAAATTCTGTAAACCAAAAAATGCGGGGATGATGTTCATACACATTCAATTTAATGATGAGACAAGTCTAAAACTCATGAAatgtttttttcttattatagaATGTAATAAGAGACTTGAGTTCAATTGAAAGCTATAATTTGCAGCTTCTGGTTAAAGTCTTTCTGCTCTATGGGCGAAATACCTTTGCAAATCTTTTGATTTCGACTTGTTGATCAGATTACTTTTAGGTAATGCAGTGTTTTTGCAAGTTCAATGTATATATTTACCTGCAACCTTTTATATAATAATCACTTTCAATGAGCcttgttttataattttgcaTTCATTACCAACAGAATTTAATAGTCATCAGCTGAGTCAATTCTCTAACCCAATAAAAAATCAAAGGACCTAAAATCATTGCTCACTCATACCCTAATGCAACCTCTTATATAATAATCAATTTCAATTAGCCTTGTTTTATAATTTAGCATTCATTACCAACAGAATTTAATAGTCATCATCTGAGTCAATTCTCTAACCCAATAAAAAATCAAAGGACCTAAAATCATTGCTAAAGACTATAGTAACATTGCTGTAGTTCTAAATTCTAACATAATGCTTAGGCTAAGGAACGGGTGATCCGCAAGATCTCAATCCACGCTCTATTAGAATGGTTTCCCTTTCGATATTTTCTTAAAAGGGGccagttatatatttttcagGGTGAAGAAATACCACTTTTAGCCCCCACTACTTGATATAAAAAAACGTAGTAAAACACATTTTAGTGTCTAAAAATAACCTCAAAAAGACATTTTAATATAGACGAAAATTGTTGAAATATAGAATTTATTGAAAACTTtgtctaataattaaaaaaaaatggccCATGCAGGTCTCGAACATGCGACCTTCGCGTTATTAGCACGATGctctaaccaactgagctaATGGGCCTtagtgttagatatgtttgtattaattttcttattgTGTTTATTTCGAATTACagccaaatattttttttatctcgaACATCTAGTCTATACAACATTTCTGCGatttgtataaatataaaagttgaGAAATGATATTTGAACACAAATATTGAACACAAATAtcaaacacaaatacaaacacatGTACCGTATACGATATACTTAGggatattttaatcattttaacgattttctttctattcttcagaaatcatttctctttctctcttctctctctttctctcttctctATCTTCTCTCTTCGTTTCTCCATCTTCTTCTCCACCAAGAGTCTGAAAGCTTCTCCATCTTTTCTCCATATTCTTTTCTTCGTTTCTCTATCTTCGTCGTTCTCGCTTGCTGCATTCGATTTTGCCGATCTTCTCGCTTGCTGCATCTACTCTGCACATTTTGCCtgtatttttccttctttctttcTGGTTAAgttgtcattttattttaagtcattaaccataTTTATATCTTCTTTGATTAGAATGCCCAAGTTTTCAGTTCGAATTCATTAACCAATTTGTTCACCATATTAACCATGTTTCTTTACGCCATTAAccagatttatattttgtctaATAAGAATGATTATTCTGTTAgaatccattaaccaagttgtgcaaAGAAGTAACCATATTGTTTTACGTCATTGACCGTattattttaagtcattaaccatatttatatcttgtttgattagaatgtcCAACTTTTCAGTTCGaattcattaaccaagttgtgcaaagaattaaccatattgttttaCGTCATTGACCGTattattttaagtcattaaccatatttatatcttgtttgattagaatgtcCAACTTTTCAGTTCGaattcattaaccaagttgttcacCACACTAACCAATAATATTTACACTATTAACCAGAAACAAAATATCAGAAAGACCCATAATTTAAACACTAATAATCACAGAATATGAAACTTAACAATTCAAATCTGTTTAACATCATTGATTAAAAGTGATGAAacttaatatttaaacaaaaataattaacatgatTGATTAATAGTTCACAAATCACAACCCTAacttttagacaaaaataagtcattaaccacatATGGTACTTCATTAACcaataatgtatatatataataattaaatggtGACCTCTGGGCCACCAGGCCAAATATAGCATATTGTGCTGCAAGTTTATCCCCTAGCATAAAGTTCTATAAATTCTTATCAATAAGGCTAATATAGATTATTGGTTTTTCTGCTCATATACTAATAATTATGGCCATGTTCaagttcaaaaaaattatttatttatgttatttatttacttaGGTATGCATTTCCTATTACAActatttttctaattaaaaatgtAATGAAGATTCTTTGATTGTAAAGGAATAACAAATGTAAGGTAGTTTGTTTAACAAGACACATTGACTTATcctattgatattttaaatcttGGAGTCTAGTTTTTAAGTCTAGGCATATGGAAGTGACTTATATGGAAATATTATAATTCTTCAAAACTTGTTTTGGAGTTGCTAAGGAATGGATACAGAGAGAAAAAAGGTAGAAAATCTCTCAAATTATGTGAGTTTtaacagaagaaaaaaacaaacttATGACCGAACCTTACTTATCTCTAATTGAACaccaaattattaaaatctcTTTCATTTTCACTGCGATCATTGTGAAATTGTTTGAATTCTAAACAACCACAAACCATCCACGAATAAGTTTCCATATCTATACCATAATAAAATAACCAAACAAACCAAATTCTTTGTAAGaactaagaagaaaaaaataaacacacgATGTAAAATGAACTCTTATGCCTATGCAAATAGATATTCCATTATCTACAAGTTGTAAGCAAAGAAAAGACGAAACAAAATTCTTGAGTTTGTGAATTGGATTATTAGCAATGCCTTCTAACACAACTTATGCTATTTCTTGCAGCCATTATTTCATCAAGTGGAACCCTTTTCTTAATCTCAGGTCTTTGCTTTGGTGCACTAAGAGATCTTACTCTTGCCTTAGATGCATGAGTATTAGCCATGTAGTTAGGAAAATTGGAGTAAGGCGAGAACAATGCATCTCCGGAAACATTCTTCACTGGAGTATTCGCTTGCGAAGAATTCGATAACCGAGGAGTGCTATGAGCAGTATAGAGTTTGCGGTCATTAACATTATTATGGAAACACCATTCAGAATCTTGAGAATGTTGACATTCATGAACCGATATTCGACTGGGAATTTGATAAGGAAGAGAGGATGCATTTGCTTCATAGAAGTGATGCAGATTATCTCCACAGTCAGACATTGTAGCACCATCGCATCGAAATCTTGAATGAGACCTGTGAGGATCAATCAGAACAATTTTCTGGTTCTGAACAAATCTACTAGAGGAATTGTTAAGCCATTTTTTGTGTTGTTCATTTCTAGTTTCATCAAACATTTGCTacaagagaaaaagaaaacaagagtaaataagactaaaattttGATGTAAGTTATTTGAATTTACATGCAGGAATCAATAAGTTTTTTGAATTACCGCATGTTTTCTTTGACGGATTTCATATTGAGATATGTTCTCCTTGTTGTCAATGGAATTACGGGCTCGTTGCAACCGGATAACGGCTTGAGCTCTCATTAGAGCTTGCATACTGTGAAGTGTTGCAGCAACCCTTTTTCTAACTAGGAAGCCTCTAACAAGAGCTTGTATTTTAACTAGTCCTTTTAGTGCTCTATGAGCCTTTCTTGCCTGAATGAAACAAATGATATAGCATAACAGAACACATTACTGATTAGCCATGAATAAATGGATCAAAGGTTAagataaatattcaaaatataagtaGAGAATGATTGATTAAGACAATTATTTTAAGTGTATGTTTGGTTATGCGGTGTCagaaaaagattttgaaaaattgattcCGGCTAAAACTGTAACGTGATTTATGTTTGGCTATACTCTAAGTTGAATAATGAATGTGACTAAAATCAAATTCTAGATACAAAAACAACAGATTCTAGTTTCAAgttattacaaaattaattctactaaaaaacaaacaacaaacgTGTCAAAATCTTTTGGTTACTCCAAAAATGGAACTAAACATACACAAATGTGATCCTTTAATGCTAGGAGtaagaatcaagcaaagcacgTTTATTTgtcccaaaataaaaaaagtgtgtCAGTGTCACATAAACAAAGCTATAAGCATCAACATTTACTAAACAATCCAATTCAGCAAATGCCATTAATTTGTGGAAAAAGCAACAACAATTGAGAAAAAAGATCACTCAAACCAATTGTACATGAACCTTCCTAGAAAACAAATCTGATCACATTCACATACCAAATATCCTCTGAAAAAAGATTGAATCTTTACAGCAGCCCACCACTCCATGCTTCTACATAACAATGTGCCTCTGCCATGACTTAAGGACCTCACAAAAATTGCATGTTTGTTGTACTCATCCTGTTTTTCAGCAACATAGGATTTGTACCAATCATCATCAAAGGGTTGATCACTGGTTTGAGTAATGTGATGATGATTCTGATCAATGTGATCATCCTTCACTGATTGTTTCTTCTCTGGAACCAATGATCCTGATTTGATACTGTGTTCCTTCTCTTTCTTCATTCCAAACAACCCTTTCAACCACCTAGTAGCCTTGCccataattttcaatttttttttgtttcacaaTCTGAAGTGAGAAACAATGTCAAAGTTAAACTCAAATGTGAAACAAGTCAAGTGTATGTTTCTCTCATCATAGAGAACAATAACAAGTGTGTAAAAATGTAATAATGCAAGTGAACAAGTGTAAAAACCCAATGAATACAAGTGGTGCCTAAtgcaatataatatttaaaaaattgcactttttttgtttttaaaaagatGAACAAACAAGTGGAATTTAGTGCCAGAatgtttacaaataaattataccACAAGTTGTAAATAGAGAACTGATGAAAGCAAGTTATGGAGGCAAAGATACATAAACACAcactatataaatataataataaacagAATCATCAACCCTGAAATAatactaatataaaataaaaaaaaatattataattataaatcatagaaaataaattaagggatAAAGAAAGAGATGATACTTTTATGAAGACAAACCTCTGACACAATTGATGCAGATATGAGACAAAATTTACGATTTACAACTTAAAAACAATCAACAAGGATTAAAATCCTACAAGAAAAAGTGGTAATAATAATCACAAGTAAAATCCTAAGAtgttcaaaaattcaaaaaatagaaaGTGAACCAAATTCCCTCTTCCACTTCCATAAATAATAATCACCATTACCCTACAAAAAACATAATCAATTCCCAGTTTCCCAcgcttaataatttatttcaaattataaaataaaaaataaaaattgaacctttttgttgctttttttgtttctctttCTGTATAACTTTTCTGGTTCAAAGTTGAAACCTTTCAATGCTGAATTACTCTGTAAAACTTGAAGTAATCACCCTTTGAGTAAAATATCAAAAGGGGTTTGAGAAAAAACTTAAGATTTCAGTATCTTTGAACAGTGATTCCAGAAAAAAATTGTTGCTGACAATGACAGTTTCTGTGGTAAAGTTAATTCAGTTCTGATATGAATCTGAAACAACACTTGATGAAAACGACCTTTCTAAATGGGGTTTGCGATCATTGGAATTCTTTTTGGATGGACAGAGCAATTTCCAATGGCTTTGACTCCTCGGGTTACTCCAAATTAATAGCATATGATTTGGCTATGTTTGTTAgactttaaataataataataataataatattttagaatttcttttttttaaatgacttaactttcatttgtttattattataaacaaaaatttaaaaataataatttttaatttttgttatacaatttttttaaattaattttttaaactaaaaatttactataaattacataaaaaatgattttcaacaAGACatgtttgtttaaaaaaatattttttaaatatagatgTGTCTCTATAGTCTCTCAAACATCTTTATCTCATGCTCTCTCTCTTTAGTATTTATATACTATTTCTCACACTCTTTACTATTTTATgtctcttttaaattttaaaattaaaaattgagtctctaataaaaaatagtgCATCTTAGTAATTGAAAATTGAgactctaataaaaaaaaaagtgcgaTTTtagtaattgaaaaaataaaagtttagttCATACTCATaccaatttatataataatctacgcgtatcaatgtacatatatattaaattcaaatatatattttgacaacaaaacaatcacaattttaattataaaatacacCGCTAATAGAATCAAGCCACAATTCTAGCATCTTCatacaaatttttagaaatagTAAGTTTTACTTTCATTCTATCATGCAACAATTGGTTCGTCTCATAATTTTTTGTATACGTTTTAgttgttattttaattgatatttaagtcaacaaaaaatagttaatatttgTTAGAATCTTTGTCAATCAGaacaattttaaattgagaactaac
Protein-coding sequences here:
- the LOC101497447 gene encoding protein IQ-domain 26-like, whose amino-acid sequence is MGKATRWLKGLFGMKKEKEHSIKSGSLVPEKKQSVKDDHIDQNHHHITQTSDQPFDDDWYKSYVAEKQDEYNKHAIFVRSLSHGRGTLLCRSMEWWAAVKIQSFFRGYLARKAHRALKGLVKIQALVRGFLVRKRVAATLHSMQALMRAQAVIRLQRARNSIDNKENISQYEIRQRKHAQMFDETRNEQHKKWLNNSSSRFVQNQKIVLIDPHRSHSRFRCDGATMSDCGDNLHHFYEANASSLPYQIPSRISVHECQHSQDSEWCFHNNVNDRKLYTAHSTPRLSNSSQANTPVKNVSGDALFSPYSNFPNYMANTHASKARVRSLSAPKQRPEIKKRVPLDEIMAARNSISCVRRHC
- the LOC101497780 gene encoding large ribosomal subunit protein eL27-like, which translates into the protein MVKFLKPNKAVIVLQGRYAGKKAVIVRTFDDGTREKPYGHCLVAGIKKYPSKVIKKDSAKKTAKKSRVKAFVKLVNYQHLMPTRYTLDVDLKDAVSVDVLQAKDKKVTALKETKKRFEERFKTGKNRWFFTKLRF